From the Streptomyces sp. Tu 2975 genome, one window contains:
- a CDS encoding YihY/virulence factor BrkB family protein, which translates to MTRFANLRHRHGEASRHEADRATDPGPQPDAGTDRKPGPGPDVERNAPDKPTDMPKKSFGQVLRGTLKEFKDDELTDRAAALTYYGILALFPALLVLVSLLGIMGESTTQKVLDNIQQLAPGPARDVITNAVTQLQGSSGTGSILAIVGLLGALWSASGYVAAFIRSSNAIYDVPEGRPAWKVLPIRLGVTVALMVMACVSALIVVLSGGIAQQLGTALGVGDTAMTVWTYAKWPVLVVLVSLMVALLYWATPNAKVHGFRWISPGSVIAVVIWLVASAGFAFYVANFGSYNKTYGTLAGIIIFLVWLWITNLAILLGLEFDAELARERALVGGHPKDAEPYVEPRDTRKWTDEDRRRMS; encoded by the coding sequence ATGACACGTTTTGCGAATCTGCGGCATCGCCACGGAGAAGCCTCCCGTCACGAGGCCGACCGTGCCACCGACCCGGGACCGCAGCCCGACGCCGGCACGGACCGGAAGCCCGGCCCCGGGCCGGATGTGGAGCGCAACGCCCCTGACAAGCCTACGGACATGCCCAAGAAGTCCTTCGGACAGGTGCTGCGGGGAACGCTCAAGGAGTTCAAGGACGACGAGCTCACCGACCGTGCCGCCGCTCTGACGTACTACGGCATCCTGGCGCTGTTCCCGGCCCTTCTGGTGCTCGTCTCGCTGCTCGGCATCATGGGCGAGAGCACGACGCAGAAGGTGCTCGACAACATCCAGCAACTCGCCCCGGGGCCCGCCCGTGACGTCATCACCAACGCCGTCACCCAGCTTCAGGGGAGTTCCGGCACCGGTTCGATCCTGGCGATCGTCGGCCTGCTCGGTGCCCTGTGGTCCGCGTCCGGCTATGTGGCCGCGTTCATCCGCTCCTCGAACGCCATATACGACGTGCCGGAAGGCCGGCCCGCGTGGAAGGTACTGCCGATCCGCCTCGGCGTGACCGTCGCCCTGATGGTGATGGCCTGTGTGAGCGCCCTCATCGTCGTGCTCTCCGGAGGCATCGCTCAGCAGCTCGGTACGGCGCTCGGCGTCGGGGACACCGCCATGACGGTCTGGACGTACGCCAAGTGGCCGGTGCTCGTCGTACTGGTCAGCCTCATGGTCGCACTGCTGTACTGGGCCACGCCCAACGCCAAGGTCCACGGCTTCAGATGGATCAGCCCCGGCAGCGTCATCGCCGTGGTGATCTGGCTCGTCGCGTCGGCCGGCTTCGCCTTCTACGTGGCCAACTTCGGCTCGTACAACAAGACGTACGGCACCCTCGCCGGCATCATCATCTTCCTCGTCTGGTTGTGGATCACCAACCTGGCCATCCTCCTGGGCCTCGAGTTCGACGCGGAACTCGCCCGCGAACGCGCGCTCGTCGGCGGCCACCCGAAGGACGCCGAGCCCTACGTCGAGCCCCGCGACACCCGCAAGTGGACCGACGAGGACCGACGGCGAATGAGCTGA
- a CDS encoding DUF4235 domain-containing protein, with protein sequence MKFSKILYKPVGLAIGATSGAVAGAVFGQVWKKLGHDDDAPDATDEHRSWREVLLAAALQGAIFAVVKATVDRSGAVATKRLTGTWPG encoded by the coding sequence ATGAAGTTTTCGAAGATCCTCTACAAACCCGTCGGTCTGGCGATCGGTGCGACGAGCGGCGCCGTGGCGGGGGCGGTGTTCGGCCAGGTATGGAAGAAGCTGGGCCACGACGATGACGCGCCGGACGCGACCGACGAGCACCGCAGCTGGCGGGAGGTGCTGCTCGCCGCTGCCCTGCAGGGCGCGATCTTCGCTGTCGTCAAGGCCACCGTCGACCGCAGCGGGGCCGTCGCCACGAAACGCCTCACCGGTACCTGGCCCGGCTGA
- a CDS encoding DUF3618 domain-containing protein, with the protein MNTSPQGSSRDPSALSADELRAQIQHTRDELGETVEALAAKADVKSRAKETAAGVKDQVGLKATRAKEQVAATASAMGDTIRDKAPHPRHEHHAAHAARDTDTRLIVGAGAGVAVALVLLMLVKHRRRR; encoded by the coding sequence ATGAACACGTCCCCGCAGGGCAGCAGCAGGGATCCGAGCGCCCTTTCGGCCGATGAACTGCGCGCACAGATCCAGCACACCCGCGACGAACTGGGCGAGACGGTGGAAGCGCTCGCGGCCAAGGCGGACGTCAAGAGCCGGGCCAAGGAGACCGCCGCGGGCGTGAAGGACCAGGTGGGCCTGAAGGCCACTCGTGCGAAGGAGCAGGTGGCCGCCACCGCGTCCGCGATGGGCGACACGATCCGCGACAAGGCCCCTCACCCGCGCCACGAGCACCACGCCGCACACGCGGCACGCGACACCGACACGAGGCTCATCGTCGGTGCGGGAGCGGGAGTCGCCGTGGCCCTCGTTCTCCTGATGCTGGTCAAGCACAGGAGGCGCCGATGA
- a CDS encoding phage holin family protein, with protein MSNFHRTATDEPVGELVSRASQQISLLVREEMQLARAEMSAKGKRFGMGGGLFGGAGLVAVLALQALVATAIIALALVLPWWAAALIVTGVLFLIAAILGMAGKKSIRRAGPPKPQETISSVQRDVREIKERAHR; from the coding sequence ATGAGCAATTTCCATCGCACGGCCACGGACGAGCCGGTCGGTGAGCTGGTCAGCCGTGCCTCGCAGCAGATCTCCCTGCTGGTACGGGAAGAGATGCAGCTGGCCAGAGCCGAGATGAGCGCGAAGGGCAAACGGTTCGGCATGGGCGGCGGGCTGTTCGGGGGCGCCGGCCTGGTCGCGGTTCTCGCCCTGCAGGCGCTGGTCGCCACCGCGATCATCGCGCTCGCGCTGGTCCTGCCGTGGTGGGCGGCGGCACTGATCGTCACCGGGGTGCTGTTCCTGATCGCCGCGATCCTCGGCATGGCCGGGAAGAAGAGCATTCGGCGGGCCGGCCCGCCGAAGCCCCAGGAAACGATCAGCAGCGTGCAGCGCGACGTCCGTGAGATCAAGGAAAGGGCACACCGATGA
- a CDS encoding class F sortase, with protein MPPSSRRGPWCTLLCVLLFGVFLVGNGTGGPYGGPPQPSSSPASAAPLGPAGARGSHEPAAPAASAALPPAPEPLSRSAPRRVSVPAAGIDAPLRPVGLDGNGWVGVPPAAQADVAGWYSGAATPGERGTSVVVGHVDDEAGPAVFYPLGSLTRGTRVEVLRDDGRTAVFAVYAVEVFDLRDFPAEEVYADTAEAEIRLITCGGKYSQDRGYEGNVVVFGRLVAVR; from the coding sequence GTGCCGCCGTCCTCGAGACGCGGCCCCTGGTGCACGCTGCTGTGTGTCCTGCTCTTCGGCGTGTTCCTGGTGGGCAACGGGACCGGCGGGCCGTACGGCGGCCCGCCCCAGCCGTCCTCGTCGCCCGCGTCCGCCGCGCCTCTCGGGCCTGCCGGGGCCCGCGGGTCCCATGAGCCGGCCGCGCCCGCCGCGTCTGCGGCGCTGCCGCCCGCTCCGGAGCCGCTGTCGCGCTCGGCGCCGCGCCGTGTCTCCGTACCCGCGGCAGGCATCGACGCGCCGCTGAGACCCGTCGGGCTCGACGGGAACGGCTGGGTGGGCGTGCCGCCGGCGGCGCAGGCGGACGTGGCCGGCTGGTACTCCGGCGCTGCGACGCCCGGGGAGCGCGGCACCTCGGTCGTCGTCGGCCACGTCGACGACGAGGCGGGACCGGCCGTCTTCTATCCGCTCGGCTCGCTCACGCGCGGTACGCGGGTGGAGGTGCTGCGCGACGACGGGCGCACGGCGGTGTTCGCGGTGTACGCGGTCGAGGTGTTCGACCTGCGGGACTTCCCCGCCGAAGAGGTGTACGCGGATACGGCGGAGGCGGAGATCCGGCTGATCACCTGCGGCGGAAAGTACTCACAGGACCGCGGTTACGAGGGGAACGTGGTCGTCTTCGGGCGGCTGGTGGCCGTTCGCTGA
- a CDS encoding metalloregulator ArsR/SmtB family transcription factor has product MGHGVSGGTTPAAHLDADSAATIAATLQALATPSRLMILTRLRQGPCGVTELAEAVEMEQSAVSHQLRLLRALSLVSGTRQGRRIEYSLYDNHVAQLLDEAVYHIEHLRLGTRDVPEPADSE; this is encoded by the coding sequence ATGGGACACGGAGTCAGCGGCGGGACCACCCCGGCCGCGCATCTGGACGCGGACTCCGCGGCGACCATCGCCGCCACCCTGCAGGCCCTCGCGACACCCTCCCGCCTCATGATCCTCACGCGACTGCGCCAGGGTCCGTGCGGAGTGACCGAGCTCGCGGAGGCGGTCGAGATGGAGCAGTCGGCCGTCTCCCACCAGCTGCGGCTGCTGCGGGCGCTCAGTCTGGTCTCCGGCACCCGTCAGGGCCGGCGGATCGAGTACAGCCTCTACGACAACCACGTCGCCCAGCTGCTCGACGAGGCCGTCTACCACATCGAGCACCTGCGGCTGGGCACCCGCGACGTGCCGGAGCCGGCCGACAGCGAGTAA
- a CDS encoding heavy metal translocating P-type ATPase: MVPPTPPTSPTATPVRDSTTARPAAAPASVPDRGRTRLFALPEVRWAAVSAVAFLCALPLDLGGAPAWAWGPLYALCYAAGGWEPGLEGLRALREKTLDVDLLMVVAAVGAAAIGQFLDGGLLIVIFAVSGALEALATRRTADSVSGLLDLAPARALRLTDGAEEIVPVSGLRVGDTVLVRPGERLPADGTVLEGASEVDQATITGEPLPVDRFAGHTVFAGTLNGTGSLRVRVDADAAGSVIARIVAMVEEASATKAPTQLFIEKIEQRYSAGVVVATLALLAVPLAFGADFTSTLLRAMTFMIVASPCAVVLATMPPLLSAIANAGRHGVLVKSAVAMESLASVTRVALDKTGTLTEGAPRVADVRLLPAGSLDEDMVLTLAAAAEHHSEHPLGRAVVTAARERGLRPPEARQFESAPGRGVSAHVCGRAVRVGSPAALLAGENAEATAMEADGRTAVVVEVDGQPVAVLAVEDRLRHGAPEAVAALARLTGAGPTLLTGDNPQAAARVAGEVGITDVRAALLPQDKVAAVQEWERSGDRVLVVGDGVNDAPALAAATAGVAMGRAGSDLALESADAVVVRDEAAAVPAVVALARRARRLVVQNLVIAAVCIGVLVVWDLAWHLPLPLGVAGHEGSTVLVGLNGLRLLRESAWRRAAQA, encoded by the coding sequence ATGGTTCCTCCGACGCCACCGACGTCCCCGACCGCCACGCCGGTACGCGACTCCACCACCGCGCGGCCCGCCGCGGCGCCCGCGTCGGTACCGGACAGAGGGCGCACACGGCTGTTCGCGCTCCCCGAGGTCCGCTGGGCGGCGGTGTCCGCCGTCGCGTTCCTGTGCGCCCTGCCGCTCGACCTCGGAGGCGCACCGGCCTGGGCGTGGGGCCCGCTCTACGCCCTCTGCTACGCGGCCGGCGGCTGGGAGCCCGGCCTGGAAGGGCTACGGGCCCTGCGCGAGAAGACGCTCGACGTGGACCTGCTCATGGTCGTGGCGGCCGTCGGGGCGGCGGCCATCGGCCAGTTCCTCGACGGCGGGTTGCTGATCGTCATCTTCGCCGTGTCGGGCGCGCTGGAGGCGCTCGCCACCCGCCGCACGGCCGACTCCGTCAGCGGCCTGCTCGACCTCGCCCCCGCGCGGGCCCTGCGCCTGACGGACGGTGCGGAGGAGATCGTCCCCGTGTCCGGCCTGCGGGTGGGGGACACCGTTCTGGTGCGGCCCGGAGAGCGTTTGCCCGCCGACGGGACCGTTCTCGAGGGCGCGAGCGAGGTCGACCAGGCGACCATCACCGGCGAGCCGCTCCCCGTCGACCGCTTCGCCGGCCATACCGTCTTCGCCGGCACCCTCAACGGCACCGGCTCGCTGCGCGTCCGCGTCGACGCCGACGCGGCCGGGTCCGTGATCGCGCGGATCGTGGCGATGGTCGAGGAGGCCAGTGCCACCAAGGCGCCCACCCAACTGTTCATCGAGAAGATCGAACAGCGGTACTCCGCAGGCGTCGTGGTCGCCACCCTCGCGCTGCTGGCGGTACCGCTCGCCTTCGGCGCCGACTTCACCAGCACCCTGCTGCGGGCCATGACGTTCATGATCGTCGCTTCGCCGTGCGCCGTCGTGCTGGCCACCATGCCGCCGCTGCTGTCCGCGATCGCCAACGCCGGACGCCACGGAGTCCTCGTCAAATCCGCCGTAGCGATGGAGTCGTTGGCCTCCGTCACCCGCGTAGCGCTCGACAAGACCGGCACCCTCACCGAAGGCGCTCCCCGCGTCGCGGACGTACGTCTGCTGCCCGCCGGTAGCCTCGACGAGGACATGGTGCTGACGCTCGCGGCAGCGGCCGAACACCACAGCGAGCACCCGCTGGGCCGTGCCGTGGTCACCGCGGCACGCGAACGCGGCCTGCGGCCGCCGGAGGCGCGGCAGTTCGAGTCGGCTCCCGGGCGAGGCGTTTCCGCGCACGTCTGCGGCCGCGCGGTGCGCGTGGGCAGCCCCGCCGCTCTGCTCGCCGGCGAAAACGCGGAGGCGACGGCGATGGAGGCCGACGGCCGGACGGCCGTCGTGGTGGAGGTGGACGGACAACCCGTCGCCGTGCTGGCCGTCGAGGACCGGCTCAGGCACGGCGCCCCGGAGGCCGTCGCGGCCCTGGCCCGTCTCACCGGCGCCGGCCCCACCCTCCTGACGGGCGACAATCCGCAGGCGGCGGCCCGGGTGGCGGGCGAGGTCGGCATCACCGACGTACGGGCCGCGCTGCTGCCGCAGGACAAGGTCGCGGCGGTACAGGAGTGGGAACGGTCGGGTGACAGGGTGCTCGTCGTCGGCGACGGCGTCAACGACGCGCCCGCGCTGGCCGCCGCGACCGCAGGCGTCGCGATGGGCCGGGCGGGCTCCGACCTGGCGCTGGAGAGCGCGGACGCCGTGGTGGTGCGCGACGAGGCGGCCGCTGTCCCCGCCGTCGTGGCGCTGGCGCGGCGTGCCCGCCGGCTCGTCGTGCAGAACCTCGTGATCGCGGCCGTGTGCATCGGCGTGCTGGTGGTCTGGGACCTGGCCTGGCACCTGCCGTTGCCGCTCGGAGTGGCCGGCCACGAGGGCTCCACCGTGCTGGTGGGGCTCAACGGCCTGCGGCTCCTGCGCGAGTCGGCATGGCGGCGGGCGGCGCAGGCGTGA
- a CDS encoding CocE/NonD family hydrolase, with protein sequence MRYVSNLPYATTEEEHVAVPMSDGVSLSARIWRPVSSDAEPVPAVLEYIPYRKRDLSSVRDSVHHPYIAGHGYACVRVDLRGTGESEGVLADEYLEREQSDAEEVLAWLSEQPWCDGNTGMMGISWGAFAALQVAARQPPSLRAIVIASFTDDRYADDMHYMGGALLSDNLAEAGTMFAYATCPPDPAVVGERWREMWRERLENTRPWALEWLRHQRRDAYWRHASVCEDYQAVRCPVLASSGWADGYSNAVTRLLGNLDVPRKGLIGPWSHKYPHLGEPGPAIGYLQEVVAWWDHWLKGVDNGVMDGPMLRTWMQESVPPSTSYESRPGRWVGEPSWPSPHVRPTAHPLSRHRIGAPGEEPSSKDALTVQSPLSVGQFAGKWASYNAPPDLPYDQREEDGGSLVFETDALTERVEILGSPSVELDLSVSEPVGMVAARLSDVSPDGSATRVTYGLLNLTHREGTGVPQPLEPGARYRATVQLNGVAQAFPPGHRIRLSLSTSYWPLAWAPPRPVLLSVHEGTSSLTLPLRPDDAPDGLPRHPFGEPEGTEPLTTTRLTPPEQRWEVTRDLVDYRSALEIVKDRGMVRYDDIGLDVGLRAYEKYSAVADDFTSVSGESAWTMRFRRDEWDVRVETRTALTSSETEFFIDATLDGFENDRRVFSRTWNETLPRDHL encoded by the coding sequence ATGCGTTATGTGAGCAACCTGCCCTACGCGACAACGGAAGAGGAGCACGTCGCCGTCCCCATGTCCGACGGCGTCAGTCTGTCTGCCAGGATCTGGCGTCCCGTCTCCTCCGACGCGGAACCGGTGCCGGCCGTGCTGGAGTACATCCCGTACCGCAAGCGCGACCTGTCCTCGGTTCGCGACTCCGTCCATCACCCCTACATCGCCGGTCACGGCTACGCCTGCGTCCGTGTCGACCTGCGGGGCACCGGCGAGTCGGAAGGTGTTCTGGCGGACGAGTACCTGGAACGGGAACAGAGCGACGCCGAGGAGGTCCTCGCGTGGCTGTCGGAGCAGCCCTGGTGCGACGGGAACACCGGCATGATGGGCATTTCCTGGGGCGCGTTCGCCGCCCTCCAGGTCGCCGCCCGTCAGCCGCCGAGCCTGCGCGCCATCGTCATCGCCTCCTTCACGGACGACCGGTACGCCGACGACATGCACTACATGGGCGGTGCGCTGCTGTCGGACAACCTGGCCGAAGCCGGCACCATGTTCGCCTACGCCACCTGCCCGCCCGACCCCGCGGTCGTCGGTGAGCGCTGGCGCGAGATGTGGCGGGAACGCCTGGAGAACACCCGTCCGTGGGCGCTGGAGTGGCTGCGCCACCAGCGCCGCGACGCATACTGGCGGCACGCCTCTGTCTGCGAGGACTACCAGGCCGTACGCTGCCCCGTCCTGGCCTCAAGTGGCTGGGCGGACGGCTATTCCAACGCGGTGACGCGCCTGCTGGGAAACCTGGACGTGCCGCGCAAGGGCCTGATCGGCCCGTGGTCGCACAAGTATCCCCACCTCGGCGAGCCGGGCCCGGCCATCGGCTATCTGCAAGAGGTCGTCGCCTGGTGGGACCACTGGCTCAAGGGCGTCGACAACGGGGTCATGGACGGGCCGATGCTCCGGACCTGGATGCAGGAGAGTGTGCCGCCCTCCACGTCCTACGAGTCCCGGCCCGGCCGCTGGGTGGGCGAACCTTCCTGGCCCTCACCGCATGTCCGGCCGACCGCCCATCCCCTCAGCCGGCACCGCATCGGCGCCCCTGGTGAGGAGCCGTCGAGCAAGGACGCCCTGACCGTGCAGTCGCCGCTGTCCGTCGGGCAGTTCGCGGGCAAGTGGGCCTCCTACAACGCCCCGCCCGACCTTCCCTACGACCAGCGGGAGGAGGACGGCGGCTCACTGGTCTTCGAGACCGACGCACTCACCGAGCGCGTCGAGATCCTGGGCTCCCCCAGCGTCGAACTGGACCTGTCGGTCAGCGAACCGGTCGGCATGGTCGCCGCGCGCCTGTCGGACGTGTCCCCTGACGGCAGTGCCACCCGCGTCACGTACGGACTGCTCAACCTCACCCATCGCGAGGGGACGGGCGTACCGCAGCCGCTGGAACCCGGTGCCCGCTACCGGGCCACCGTGCAACTCAACGGTGTGGCACAGGCCTTCCCGCCGGGGCACCGCATCCGGCTGTCCCTGTCCACCTCCTACTGGCCGCTCGCCTGGGCACCGCCCCGACCGGTCCTGCTGAGCGTCCACGAAGGCACAAGCAGCCTGACGCTGCCGCTGCGACCGGACGACGCGCCCGACGGCCTTCCCCGGCATCCGTTCGGAGAGCCGGAGGGTACAGAGCCCCTCACCACCACCCGGCTGACACCCCCCGAGCAGCGCTGGGAGGTCACACGTGACCTGGTCGACTACCGGTCGGCGCTGGAGATCGTCAAGGACCGCGGCATGGTGCGTTACGACGACATCGGCCTCGACGTGGGCCTGCGGGCGTACGAGAAGTACAGCGCGGTCGCCGACGACTTCACGTCGGTCAGCGGGGAAAGCGCCTGGACCATGCGCTTCCGGCGGGACGAATGGGACGTGCGTGTGGAGACTCGCACCGCGCTGACGTCGAGCGAGACCGAGTTCTTCATCGACGCCACGCTGGACGGTTTCGAGAACGACCGCCGGGTCTTCTCCCGTACGTGGAACGAGACGCTGCCTCGCGACCACTTGTGA
- a CDS encoding ATP-grasp domain-containing protein, which produces MPEKNIFVIGLDDANLPTLHSVPDAGEYRFHPLLTPQELQVGEVSVPALLEKAEGILDAFDGSIDAVVGYWDFPVSTLVPILSERYGTRSTSLESVVKCEHKYWSRLEQQKVVDEHPRFGRVDLEAQDPRPPEGVRFPMWLKPALSYSSELAFGVKNEEEFRAAVDEIRKGVARVGRPFQYILDRLDLPPEMQGVGGQVCLAEEALSGIQVAVEGYVHQGAVTVYGVLDSINYPDSSSFLRHQYPSTLPEPVVRRLHDVSERVIRQIGMDAATFSIEYFYDPRTDAINLLEINPRHSQSHAELFEYVDGVPNHHCMLSLALGKNPELPDGAGRYKTAAKWYYRWFADGVVHDVPSDEDLRRIEREIPGVRIDMVPEEGQRLSQMPEQDSYSFELAHIFTGGDSEEDLRDKYDRCVAALNLTFDRAASDGPAGTDGEAA; this is translated from the coding sequence GTGCCCGAGAAGAACATTTTCGTGATCGGCCTCGACGACGCCAACCTGCCCACCTTGCACAGCGTGCCCGACGCCGGGGAGTACCGCTTCCATCCGCTCCTGACCCCGCAGGAACTGCAGGTCGGCGAGGTGTCCGTGCCCGCACTGCTCGAGAAGGCAGAGGGAATCCTGGACGCGTTCGACGGAAGCATCGACGCCGTCGTCGGCTACTGGGACTTCCCCGTGAGCACGCTCGTGCCCATCCTGAGCGAGCGCTACGGCACGCGCAGCACCTCTCTGGAGTCGGTCGTCAAGTGCGAGCACAAGTACTGGAGCCGGCTGGAGCAGCAGAAGGTCGTTGACGAGCACCCGCGCTTCGGCAGGGTCGATCTGGAGGCACAGGATCCGCGCCCGCCCGAGGGCGTCCGTTTCCCGATGTGGCTCAAGCCCGCCCTCTCGTACTCGTCCGAGCTCGCCTTCGGCGTGAAGAACGAGGAGGAGTTCCGCGCGGCGGTGGACGAGATCCGCAAGGGCGTCGCCCGCGTCGGCCGCCCCTTCCAGTACATCCTCGACCGGCTGGACCTGCCGCCGGAGATGCAGGGCGTCGGAGGCCAGGTGTGTCTGGCGGAGGAAGCGCTCTCCGGCATCCAGGTCGCGGTCGAGGGCTACGTCCACCAGGGCGCGGTCACCGTCTACGGCGTACTGGACTCCATCAACTATCCGGACAGCTCGTCCTTCCTGCGCCACCAGTACCCCTCCACGCTCCCCGAGCCCGTGGTGCGGCGTCTGCACGACGTCTCCGAGCGCGTGATACGGCAGATAGGGATGGACGCGGCGACATTCAGCATCGAGTACTTCTACGACCCGCGGACCGACGCGATCAACCTGCTGGAGATCAATCCCCGGCACTCCCAGTCGCACGCCGAACTGTTCGAGTACGTCGACGGGGTGCCCAACCACCACTGCATGCTCAGCCTCGCCCTCGGCAAGAACCCCGAACTGCCCGACGGCGCGGGTCGCTACAAGACGGCCGCCAAGTGGTACTACCGGTGGTTCGCCGACGGTGTGGTGCACGACGTGCCCTCGGACGAGGACCTGAGGCGCATCGAGCGGGAGATCCCGGGCGTACGGATCGACATGGTGCCCGAGGAAGGGCAGCGGCTGTCGCAGATGCCCGAGCAGGACAGCTACAGCTTCGAACTGGCCCACATCTTCACAGGGGGCGACAGCGAAGAAGACCTGCGGGACAAGTACGACCGCTGCGTGGCCGCCTTGAACCTCACCTTCGACCGCGCCGCGTCCGACGGCCCCGCCGGCACCGATGGCGAGGCCGCCTGA
- a CDS encoding DUF4246 domain-containing protein, with protein sequence MTGLSAFPLPFRASRSISFATPRTLRELQMMRCSSHIRAKPGWFDKMNDADIVARWTQEAVAQGLTEAQVRYVLAELPHYAALRDGRTGVEVSAVDGVWQSDTLVDDKLRSRLRDAVRVLEEVPEAEQDWHPGSDGQVLDLVHPSLFCLVREVSGAPERAWQNPTDRYSKYEFSEKFQWLPTDVDVSDDGDVAFHSYVNNVHPETHRELASVLPDLFARFRPLLENVLTDLRHPRPLRIEADPYGWYDSEPEHPDKSSYSDDGAYAEAVRAWEEAQDDWWENRRPAVPDAPAFTPPEVPDESARVDLRGRRLQVIVKLATIHLTPDKPEYPGGSWHVEGMMNERIVSTGIYYWDSENITQSRLSFRAALDDPHYEQNDDNGLREVYGLEDEDALNQTLGSTATPPGRCLAFPNILQHRVGSFRLTDPTRPGHRKILAFFLVDPSERIVSTSDVPPQQPWSDTSTMTLEQAKNHREQLMQERKFFVDEHNEQLYEREFSLCEH encoded by the coding sequence TTGACCGGCCTTTCTGCTTTCCCGCTGCCTTTTCGTGCTTCACGTTCCATATCGTTCGCGACACCCCGAACTCTGCGGGAACTTCAGATGATGCGGTGCAGCTCACACATTCGGGCGAAGCCGGGCTGGTTCGACAAGATGAACGATGCCGACATCGTCGCCAGGTGGACGCAGGAAGCGGTCGCCCAGGGCCTCACCGAAGCGCAGGTTCGTTACGTGCTTGCCGAACTCCCGCACTACGCCGCGCTGCGGGACGGGCGAACCGGGGTCGAGGTGTCCGCCGTCGACGGGGTGTGGCAGTCGGACACACTGGTCGACGACAAGCTCAGATCCCGGCTGCGCGACGCGGTTCGGGTTCTGGAAGAGGTCCCCGAAGCAGAACAGGACTGGCATCCCGGCTCCGACGGCCAGGTACTGGATCTTGTTCATCCTTCACTGTTCTGCCTGGTGAGAGAGGTGAGCGGCGCGCCCGAGCGTGCTTGGCAGAACCCGACGGACCGCTACTCGAAGTACGAATTCTCGGAGAAGTTCCAGTGGCTGCCCACGGACGTCGACGTCAGTGACGACGGCGATGTCGCCTTCCATTCGTACGTCAACAACGTCCACCCCGAAACGCATCGCGAACTGGCCTCGGTACTACCGGACTTGTTCGCACGCTTCCGCCCGCTGCTGGAGAACGTGCTGACCGATCTGCGCCATCCACGGCCCCTGCGGATCGAGGCCGATCCTTACGGGTGGTACGACTCGGAGCCGGAGCATCCGGACAAGTCCTCCTACAGTGATGACGGGGCCTACGCAGAAGCAGTCCGTGCATGGGAGGAGGCCCAGGACGACTGGTGGGAGAACCGCCGTCCCGCCGTCCCCGACGCGCCGGCCTTCACCCCGCCCGAGGTGCCCGATGAATCCGCCCGGGTCGACCTGCGCGGCCGCCGTCTCCAGGTCATCGTCAAGCTCGCCACCATTCACCTCACCCCGGACAAGCCCGAGTACCCCGGCGGTTCCTGGCATGTCGAGGGGATGATGAACGAGCGGATCGTCTCGACCGGCATCTACTACTGGGACAGCGAGAACATCACCCAAAGCCGGCTGAGTTTCCGGGCGGCACTCGACGACCCGCACTACGAACAGAACGACGACAACGGCCTGCGTGAGGTCTACGGTCTGGAGGACGAAGACGCACTGAACCAGACCCTGGGATCGACAGCGACCCCACCGGGCCGCTGCCTGGCGTTCCCGAACATCCTGCAACACCGCGTCGGCTCGTTCCGCCTCACGGACCCCACCCGTCCGGGACATCGCAAGATTCTCGCGTTCTTCCTGGTCGACCCGTCGGAACGGATCGTCTCGACATCCGATGTGCCACCGCAGCAACCGTGGTCCGACACCTCGACCATGACGCTTGAACAGGCCAAGAACCACCGCGAACAACTCATGCAGGAACGCAAGTTCTTCGTCGACGAACACAACGAGCAGCTCTACGAACGAGAATTCTCCCTCTGCGAGCACTGA